A region from the uncultured Ilyobacter sp. genome encodes:
- a CDS encoding ribonuclease III domain-containing protein produces MVNIDLKDAGGLPLAYLGDAVWELAVREYFVEKGYKINIMNKKVKNLVNAKAQSVIFKSILEELDEGYKAVARRAKNSNIKSFPRSCSIMEYREATAFEALIAAFYINGETIRIRKILENHISEGEK; encoded by the coding sequence ATGGTCAATATAGATCTGAAAGATGCCGGAGGACTGCCTCTCGCCTATCTTGGGGATGCAGTCTGGGAACTGGCTGTGAGGGAGTATTTTGTAGAAAAAGGTTATAAAATAAATATCATGAACAAAAAGGTGAAGAACCTGGTCAATGCAAAGGCACAGAGTGTAATTTTCAAAAGTATACTAGAAGAACTAGATGAAGGATACAAAGCGGTGGCGAGACGAGCAAAGAACAGTAACATAAAAAGTTTTCCAAGGTCATGCAGTATCATGGAATACAGAGAGGCCACAGCATTTGAAGCACTGATAGCGGCCTTTTACATCAATGGAGAGACAATCAGAATAAGAAAAATACTGGAAAATCATATATCAGAGGGTGAAAAATAA
- the cysS gene encoding cysteine--tRNA ligase: protein MLRIFNTLKGKIEEFKPLKEGEVSMYVCGPTVYNYIHIGNARPAIFFDTVRRYLEYRGYNVKYVQNFTDVDDKMIKRANEEGITLKEVADKYIAAYFEDTAKVNLKEDGMLRPKATEHIGEMIKLIKALIEKDFAYEVQGDVYFSVKSYNAKYGELSKQNTDDLQSGSRVDVNDIKRSPLDFALWKAAKDGEPSWGSPWGKGRPGWHIECSAMSNKYLGPTFDIHGGGQDLIFPHHENEIAQSKCATGGDFARYWIHNGYINVKGEKMSKSLGNFFLLREVLEKYEGKVVRFFVLSSHYRKPIDFSEDELNQAKAAVERIENSLMRLLEKMDERDSAGDHMAVESLEKSLEESKNKFIAAMDEDFNTSQGIGAIFELIKEMNKFMAGTSLDAEGREVLKAASDFIKEAVIEVLGVDIKVEKKVGNMTSELVDFILEIRQNARVERNWALSDQIRDRLSDMGVKIKDGKDKTTWSI, encoded by the coding sequence ATGCTTAGAATATTTAATACTTTAAAGGGAAAAATAGAGGAATTTAAACCTCTCAAGGAGGGAGAGGTATCCATGTACGTCTGCGGACCTACGGTGTACAACTATATACACATAGGAAATGCGAGACCGGCTATATTTTTTGATACTGTGAGAAGATACTTAGAGTATAGGGGATACAATGTAAAATATGTACAGAATTTTACAGATGTAGACGACAAAATGATAAAAAGAGCCAATGAAGAGGGGATAACCCTAAAAGAGGTGGCTGATAAATATATCGCAGCTTATTTTGAAGACACGGCCAAGGTGAATCTCAAAGAGGATGGGATGCTAAGACCTAAGGCCACCGAGCATATCGGAGAGATGATAAAGCTCATAAAGGCTCTGATAGAAAAGGATTTTGCCTATGAAGTCCAGGGAGATGTATATTTTTCTGTGAAAAGTTATAATGCAAAATACGGAGAGCTGTCTAAGCAGAATACAGATGACTTGCAGAGTGGGTCTAGGGTAGATGTGAATGATATAAAGAGATCCCCCTTAGATTTTGCACTGTGGAAGGCTGCCAAAGATGGAGAACCTTCCTGGGGATCACCTTGGGGCAAAGGAAGACCAGGATGGCATATCGAATGCTCTGCCATGTCAAACAAATACCTCGGACCGACCTTTGACATCCACGGAGGGGGACAGGATCTTATCTTTCCACACCATGAAAATGAGATAGCCCAGTCTAAGTGTGCAACCGGTGGAGATTTTGCAAGATACTGGATACATAACGGATACATAAATGTAAAGGGTGAAAAAATGTCTAAATCCCTGGGAAACTTTTTTCTCTTGAGAGAGGTTTTGGAAAAATATGAAGGTAAAGTGGTGAGATTTTTTGTACTGAGCTCTCATTACAGAAAACCTATAGATTTTTCTGAGGATGAGCTAAATCAGGCAAAGGCAGCAGTGGAGAGAATAGAGAACAGTCTTATGAGACTCCTTGAAAAGATGGATGAAAGGGACAGTGCAGGAGATCATATGGCTGTAGAGAGTCTGGAAAAATCACTGGAAGAATCTAAAAATAAATTTATAGCTGCAATGGATGAGGACTTTAATACTTCCCAGGGTATAGGGGCCATTTTTGAGCTTATAAAAGAGATGAATAAGTTCATGGCCGGAACTTCCTTAGATGCAGAGGGAAGGGAAGTTCTGAAAGCAGCTTCTGATTTTATAAAAGAGGCAGTTATAGAGGTCTTGGGAGTAGATATCAAGGTAGAGAAAAAAGTAGGCAATATGACTTCGGAACTTGTGGACTTCATACTAGAGATCCGTCAGAATGCAAGGGTGGAAAGGAACTGGGCTCTTTCTGATCAGATAAGAGACAGGCTTAGTGATATGGGAGTAAAGATAAAAGACGGTAAGGATAAAACCACATGGTCAATATAG
- a CDS encoding nitrilase-related carbon-nitrogen hydrolase translates to MKLAVAQIKPTLGNVEKNIEIMKEKISEAINQGAELIVFPELALSGYLLEEMVFDVCVNVPGELVRLSNDISILFGGVEKGKDNYVYNSAFYLEDGKVKHTHRKVYLPNYGMFFEARYFKGGDRFRAFDTKFGKIGILICEDAWHQSSSYILSQDGADYIFCLMNNPARGFEDEGRYISKEWEAIGYLTASMTGSYFIMANRVGCEDGVTFGGGSQVVSPSGKTAARAPYMEENLLIAELSEREIRKARFTAPILKTENLDLTIRELERIREEKYR, encoded by the coding sequence ATGAAGTTAGCAGTAGCTCAAATAAAACCCACATTGGGTAATGTAGAGAAAAATATAGAGATTATGAAAGAGAAGATATCAGAGGCAATAAACCAAGGTGCAGAGCTTATAGTTTTTCCGGAACTTGCTCTTTCAGGTTATCTTTTGGAAGAGATGGTCTTTGATGTATGTGTAAATGTGCCCGGTGAACTGGTAAGACTCAGCAATGACATCAGCATACTCTTCGGGGGAGTAGAGAAGGGGAAAGACAATTATGTATACAACTCAGCCTTTTATCTTGAAGATGGAAAGGTAAAACATACCCACAGAAAAGTCTATCTTCCAAATTACGGAATGTTTTTTGAGGCCAGATACTTTAAAGGGGGAGACAGATTTCGGGCCTTTGATACAAAATTTGGTAAAATTGGAATACTTATATGTGAGGATGCATGGCATCAGTCATCATCGTATATTTTGAGCCAGGACGGAGCAGACTATATCTTCTGTCTTATGAATAACCCAGCAAGAGGATTTGAAGATGAAGGACGTTATATCTCTAAGGAGTGGGAGGCTATAGGATACCTCACGGCTTCTATGACAGGAAGCTACTTTATAATGGCAAACAGGGTAGGATGTGAAGACGGGGTTACCTTCGGAGGCGGCTCCCAGGTAGTTTCACCTTCTGGGAAAACAGCTGCAAGAGCACCTTATATGGAGGAAAATCTTCTGATTGCAGAACTTTCAGAAAGAGAGATCAGAAAAGCCAGATTCACAGCCCCTATACTCAAGACTGAAAATCTCGACCTTACCATAAGAGAGCTAGAAAGAATAAGGGAAGAAAAATACAGATAG
- the ispD gene encoding 2-C-methyl-D-erythritol 4-phosphate cytidylyltransferase, whose translation MKYTFIVAAAGVGKRMGLAYPKQFLEYEGRPLFIRTLEKIDKNPRVTDIIVVTNEDYIEKVEELCKKYKIKKIKCVVQGGRERQDSIQNALKKTEGSEIIAVQDGVRPFIEDSFIENSYRILEKNPQVDGVVIGVPVKDTIKTIDKDGFITSTPDRSLLMAAQTPQVFRGEILKKAYEDARRSNYLGTDDSSLVERINGKIIVLEGSYSNIKITTQEDLKYL comes from the coding sequence ATGAAATATACCTTTATAGTTGCAGCTGCAGGAGTGGGAAAAAGAATGGGGCTAGCTTATCCAAAGCAGTTTTTGGAATACGAAGGAAGGCCTCTATTTATAAGGACTCTTGAAAAAATAGACAAAAATCCAAGGGTAACAGATATAATCGTCGTTACAAATGAAGACTACATAGAAAAGGTAGAGGAACTGTGTAAAAAGTATAAAATAAAAAAAATAAAGTGTGTAGTACAAGGGGGAAGAGAGAGACAGGACTCTATACAGAATGCCCTTAAAAAAACCGAAGGTTCTGAGATTATAGCGGTGCAGGACGGGGTGAGACCCTTTATAGAGGACAGTTTTATAGAGAACTCTTACAGGATTCTAGAAAAAAATCCCCAAGTTGACGGGGTGGTTATAGGGGTTCCTGTAAAGGACACAATAAAAACAATCGATAAAGATGGGTTTATAACCTCCACCCCAGATAGATCATTATTGATGGCGGCCCAGACTCCTCAGGTTTTTCGTGGAGAGATACTAAAAAAGGCATATGAAGATGCCAGAAGATCAAATTATCTTGGGACAGATGACTCTTCCCTTGTAGAGAGAATAAATGGAAAAATAATAGTTCTTGAGGGAAGTTATAGTAATATAAAGATAACAACTCAGGAAGATTTAAAATATCTTTAA
- a CDS encoding endonuclease MutS2, giving the protein MNKHSLNVLEFDKLREEIAGYSQIEDTHISITEMIPYKDINLVKKELEIVRDLMDFIKYDGGAETAGIKNINKIAKKSELIGAYLDAEDVWDIKENLKIFRLFKGKLEDLEKYKELISRFKSVPIYKGLEEIINRAVDNEKNIKDDASLDLRDIRFQKKIIASNIKKKFDDIFSNSAYSKAIQEKIITTRDGRSVIPIKSDFKGQIKGIEHDRSSSGQTVFIEPISIVSLNNKVRELEVREREEIRKILLRLTDQIRINLDGICLVGEAILELDKLSAKANYALDKKCTVPEINNKEIISLVNARHPFIRPSDVVPLTFEIGRKYNTLLITGPNTGGKTVALKTAGLLTLMALSGVPIPAEEKTSIGYFTGIFADIGDEQSIEQSLSSFSAHLKNVQEILDNVTKSSLVLLDELGSGTDPMEGSAFAMAVIDYLKSKKCKAMISTHYSEVKAHGYNEEGIETASMEFDSNTLSPTYKLLMGVPGESNALTIAKRLGVLDEVIERAKSYISDDNKKVESMIGNIREQSEDLNKMKIQVEHLKEEAKKNKEEYENKLAALEKEKNEILKEAYEKADKMMREMQAKAKALVDKIQTEESKKEDAKLLQKSLNMMKNALKDEKNKTIVSKPKIKRKIEFKEGEKVFVKSMSQHAVITRINEHKQVAQIQAGILKLEVAIDDLKKVEEPKTKQYNTVHVHKRTAVRSEIDIRGKMVDDAIHDLETYMDRALLNGFSEVYVIHGKGTGALRAGIIEYLKGCHYVKSFRAGGHGEGGIGCTVVTLK; this is encoded by the coding sequence GTGAATAAACACAGCTTAAATGTATTGGAATTTGATAAATTAAGAGAAGAGATTGCGGGGTATTCTCAGATAGAGGATACCCATATTTCCATAACGGAAATGATCCCTTATAAAGATATAAACCTAGTAAAAAAAGAGCTAGAGATAGTAAGAGACCTTATGGATTTTATAAAATATGACGGCGGTGCAGAGACTGCTGGGATAAAAAATATCAATAAAATAGCGAAAAAATCAGAGCTTATAGGGGCTTATCTTGACGCTGAAGATGTATGGGATATAAAGGAAAACCTTAAAATATTCAGACTTTTTAAGGGTAAGCTTGAGGATCTGGAAAAGTATAAAGAACTAATATCTAGATTTAAAAGTGTTCCCATATATAAGGGGCTAGAAGAGATAATAAACAGGGCTGTAGATAATGAAAAAAATATAAAAGACGACGCATCCTTGGATCTTCGGGATATAAGGTTTCAGAAAAAAATAATCGCTTCTAATATTAAGAAAAAATTTGATGATATCTTTTCAAATTCAGCTTATTCCAAAGCAATACAGGAAAAAATAATAACCACAAGAGACGGGAGAAGTGTAATCCCCATAAAGTCCGATTTTAAAGGACAGATAAAGGGAATAGAACATGACAGGTCTTCTAGTGGACAGACAGTATTTATAGAACCTATATCCATAGTATCACTGAATAACAAGGTGAGAGAGCTTGAGGTCAGAGAGAGAGAGGAGATAAGAAAGATACTCCTAAGACTGACAGATCAGATAAGGATAAATCTCGACGGAATCTGTCTTGTGGGGGAAGCCATACTAGAATTAGATAAACTTTCTGCCAAGGCAAATTATGCCTTAGATAAAAAATGCACTGTGCCGGAAATAAATAACAAAGAGATAATAAGTCTGGTAAATGCTAGACATCCTTTTATAAGGCCATCGGACGTGGTACCGCTAACTTTTGAGATTGGAAGAAAATACAACACTCTTTTGATAACGGGACCTAACACAGGAGGAAAAACCGTAGCCCTTAAAACAGCAGGACTTTTGACACTAATGGCACTTTCAGGAGTACCGATACCTGCAGAAGAAAAAACAAGTATCGGATATTTTACGGGGATATTTGCAGATATAGGGGATGAGCAGAGTATAGAGCAGTCTTTGTCATCATTCTCGGCCCATCTGAAAAATGTGCAGGAAATACTAGACAATGTCACAAAATCCTCCCTTGTACTGCTAGATGAGCTCGGATCGGGAACAGACCCTATGGAGGGATCAGCCTTTGCCATGGCTGTTATAGACTATCTGAAATCTAAAAAATGCAAGGCGATGATATCCACCCACTATAGTGAGGTAAAGGCACACGGATACAATGAAGAGGGAATAGAGACGGCTTCTATGGAATTTGACTCCAATACACTTTCTCCCACATACAAACTTCTCATGGGGGTACCGGGAGAGAGTAATGCTCTCACAATAGCCAAAAGGCTAGGAGTTCTAGATGAGGTAATAGAAAGAGCAAAATCTTATATAAGTGACGACAATAAAAAAGTAGAAAGTATGATAGGCAACATAAGAGAACAGTCTGAAGACCTAAATAAGATGAAAATACAGGTAGAGCACCTGAAGGAAGAGGCTAAAAAGAACAAAGAGGAATATGAGAATAAACTGGCGGCTCTGGAGAAGGAAAAAAATGAAATTTTAAAAGAAGCCTACGAAAAAGCCGATAAGATGATGAGGGAGATGCAGGCTAAGGCCAAGGCACTGGTAGATAAGATACAGACAGAAGAGAGCAAAAAAGAGGATGCAAAACTTCTTCAGAAGAGTCTGAATATGATGAAAAATGCCCTGAAGGATGAGAAAAATAAAACAATTGTTTCAAAACCAAAGATAAAAAGAAAGATTGAATTTAAAGAGGGAGAAAAAGTTTTTGTGAAGAGTATGAGCCAGCATGCTGTTATAACAAGAATAAATGAGCATAAGCAGGTGGCACAGATACAGGCGGGGATACTAAAACTTGAGGTCGCAATAGATGACCTAAAGAAGGTAGAAGAGCCGAAAACAAAGCAGTATAACACGGTTCATGTCCATAAAAGAACTGCAGTGAGGTCAGAAATAGATATAAGAGGAAAGATGGTAGATGATGCAATACACGATCTAGAAACTTATATGGACAGAGCACTTTTAAACGGTTTTTCTGAGGTTTATGTGATACACGGTAAGGGAACCGGCGCTCTGAGAGCGGGGATAATAGAGTATCTGAAAGGGTGCCACTATGTGAAATCCTTCAGAGCCGGAGGTCACGGAGAGGGCGGAATCGGCTGCACCGTGGTGACATTGAAATAG
- the rpmB gene encoding 50S ribosomal protein L28, translating into MKRCEISGKGMTFGHQVSHSHRCTNRVWKPNLQPTKIVINGEAVKVKVCSKMLKTLKGANDAETLNILKSNAKTLSPKIAKMLSK; encoded by the coding sequence ATGAAAAGATGCGAAATTTCTGGTAAGGGAATGACTTTTGGACATCAAGTCTCTCACTCACACAGATGTACTAACAGAGTTTGGAAGCCAAATCTTCAGCCTACTAAGATTGTTATCAACGGAGAAGCAGTTAAAGTTAAAGTTTGTTCTAAGATGCTTAAAACTCTAAAAGGAGCTAACGACGCTGAAACGTTAAACATTCTTAAATCTAACGCTAAAACTCTTAGTCCTAAAATAGCTAAAATGCTTAGCAAATAA